The segment AAGTAAAACTGTTCTGTACTGCAAACGGAAAataaataaagaaaaaaaaaaaaaaaactctATAAACTCAAAGTCCCTCTACCTCTACTAAAACTTATAGGCAATTGGGAATGGAAGACTTTGATGCTCGTCTTTCACATCTTTTACAATGGATCAATTCTACACCACGTGACAACAAATTGCCTCGAGAGTCGTACATTTCTCCAAACCTTGCAGTTCAGGATGTTGAAGGTTCAGGAAGAGGTGTTTACGCTAAAGAAAGTATCAAACCACACAGCTTGATCATCAACATTCCTCATGcgtttttgttgaattttgttaCAGTTTTGAATCATATTGCTAAATACAACGGAATGAAGCTTGAGCATCAATCAAGAGTTCCATTGGATACAATTCATGATTCTTACACTAAAATATACCAAAAATTATCCAAGGATGAATTACTAAAGTTGTCATCATTTCAATTATTATCAATGTACATAACCATAGAAAGGAAACGAGATACCTCTTATTGGAAGCCATTTATTGACATGCTACCCACTATTAGTGATTTTTCGTTAATGCCTATAAACTATGATGCTGATACATTAGATTTGTTACctaaatcaaccaaatccCTACATACAAAAGTACTACACAGATTCAATCACGATTACCAAGTCATACTTGATCTATTGGGCCCGAAGACTGAAGATGTTTTGTCCGCTATTCCTAAAGAGgattttcttctttcatGGCTCAGTATCAATTCACGTTGCTTGTATATGAAACTCCCCACAAGTTCAAGTGCTCAGGACAATTTCACAATGGCACCTtatattgatttcattaACCATTCTCCTAATGATCATTgcaatttgaagattgaCGGAAAGGGGTTTCAAGTATTTACAACATCGAGTTATTCAGCTGATGAGCAGTTATACTTCAGCTATGGTCCTCATAGCAATGACTTCTTGCTTACCGAGTACGGGTTTATTGTACCGGAGAATAAATGggatgatattgatataTCAGAAGATATATTATCATTGCTAAAGTCAAACCAAAAGGAATTTTTGAAGCTGCACGACTACTTTGGCAATTATACTGTCAACAGAGAGGGTTTGTCTTTCCGTACCGAAGTAGCTCTTGCTACGTTACAAGAGTCGGCTCCTCAAGACTCAAGGCGGTTGATTGCATTGATAAATGGAAATTTCGATGGATCTTCATATAAAGCCATATCATTTAGAATCATTTCAGACCTTTTGGGAAAAGTAATACACCAGGCGGAACAGTATCAATATTTGCAATACTCAGATGATCTAAATCCTACACTAATGGCGAGGAAAAGAACCATTGGAACACTCTATTGGAATCGTAGACAACTTGCTCGTGAAGTCATCGATAGTCTAAATCAACTATAGGCTTAGTATTGCATCAGCGGAAGCTTTATCAATACCTCTATCTATACTGAGCTTCGTCTTCACCATACTTGTAATCATCGAATTCGTGAAAGTAGCTTTATTATGTTTTTTCCCTAAAAAGGAGATGTATCCGTTCATATTTTCTATTTCAGTGTTTCTCAAATTCCTGGTGTCTTGTCTCATGGAGGAGCTGTTCGATGCAGTTGATTGACATACTGAAGTGACAATGTCCAAGAGTCTAGTTTCACTTAAAAATGCCCTTGATTGAGGTATCTCTTGTAGGATGGAATATTCCAAAAAAAACATGTCCACACATTCCGTTATAATCGATTTCCAAAGATTGGCAGTCTCATCACCATAAAGCAAGTGTCCATTGTTGACATCAAATATAGCCGTTAAAGGATtaatacaacaattgatgaccaatttttgcatctgaagtaaaataaaatcatGATACCCTACATACCCTGCGTTCAAACTGGGTGTATCTAAAATTGCTTGAATCGTCTCTGGCATCATTTTCTCCAGAGTGCCGTTCTTGTCACTGATTTGCAAGGTTCCTTTTGACGCATGATTCACTAGCCCATTCTCGTCAACATATACTCCATGAGTCGTAATGGCTTCGAAAAACTTGGGACAGTTTGATCCGTTTGcccaaaatcttttgatgagAAAATCAGGCATCCCCATACCATTCTGTAAAATTAATACATTTGACTGTGATGACAAATTCTCGATATAAGGTTGTAGGGCAGCCTCGGTTTGGAAACACTTTGTAGTAATAATTAAATTGTCAATCTTTCTTCCCTGGAGATCTTTAGTCTTTCCCGTAGGGACTTCAATATAGGACTCCTTTGATTTATGTACATCATTGAGACGCTTCACTCTCACAAATTGATCTtttattgaagatttatttGGTCGAAGTAAAAGCGTCGGCGATACAGCTCgttgttgatgcaattTCAAGTCATGGGCTAAGAGTGAACCCAAAGCACCAGCCCCTAATATATGTACTTTTACAGGCTCAGCTAGCTTTTGGATTGGTGTCATTCAATGcttgaaagaagaaggagaaaggATAATAGTCTCCGAAATTTTTTGCGATCATAAATATTTTTGGTCCGAAAAGCATACGAAGACACGTTAACAACTAAGCCATGCTCATTGTGGGACTAACGGGTGGAATAGCTTGTGGCAAATCAACAGTATCACATGAACTTAAAACAAAACATCACTATACTGTGATTGATGCCGACTTGATTGCTAGGGAAGTAGTATTGCCGGGCAAGCCTGCTTACAAGAAGATTGTCGATTCGTTCAATAACGTCCACGACTTGCTTCATGACGATGGGTCACTTAATCGAACTGTTTTAGGGCAAGTTGTATTCCAagacaagaagaaattaaatCTCCTCAATTCGATTGTGCACCCGGCTGTGCGATGGGAAATTGTTAGGCAAATATTTAGGGCCTATGTCAGTTGTTCGAGTTTGGTCATTTTGGATGTTCCCTTGTTATTTGAATCTCAGTTGTACATGATTTGTGGTTTAATAGTTACtgtatcaacaaaatcagaactccaaattgaaagattgtTAGCTAGGAATCCCGAATTGTCGAAAGAAGATGCAGAGAATAGAATCAAAAGCCAAATGACAAATGAGGAGAGAAATTACAGAAGTGATATTGTGATCGATAATTCTGGGTCAGTTTCTAATCTAAAAGATTCCATAGCGTTGCTTTCAAAGGAGATTAAACCAAGTAAAATTTGGACATTTTTGGACTTGATCCCGCCATTTGGTATCATATCGGCGTTGTTCACATTCGCAATTAAAAGAATAACGGAAAAATACAAAGGAACAAAACCGAAAGATAAATAGATACACTATATTCAACCTTGTGTTTGACGTACTCCACTAACAATATCATCCACTCTCAATAGCAAACAAGCACTCTCGATTGCAGTTTTGATcgattgttgtttgataacCTCTGGCTCCCAAATTCCATAGTCAGTCATGTCTACGACTTTACCATTTTCTCCGTCTATTCCAAAAGTGTAGTTTCCCAGTGCTTGCTTGGCTCTCAATTGGGATAACACTTTGATCGGATTTCCCCCACAGTTTTGAATAAGTGTTCTAGGTATAACTTCAAAGGCATCAGCTACAGCTTGATATGGATATTGCTCAACCCCTTCGATAGTTTTGGCCTTTTCAGATAATCTCACACTACAGGCCATTTCAGTAGCACCGCCTCCGGGACTCAATGAAGGTTCAAACATAACATTTCTCGTAACTGCCATTGCGTCGTGTAAATTCCTTTCTATTTCATTTAAAATATCCTTTGATGCCCCTCTCAATATGACAGTGCAAGCTTGTGGCTTTTTACATTTGTCAAGGAAAGCAAAATATTCATCGccaatcaattcaaccTTAAACTCCCCACATTTGGTTCCAACATCAGACTCTTTTAAGTCCTCAACTCTGTTTACAATTGTCGCGCCAGTTGCTCTGGCGATTCTGTTGTTGTCGGACTTTTTCACTCTTCTCAATGCAGAAACACCGCCTTTCAAAAGATAATGTTGAGCCAAATCACTGACACCTTTTTCTGTTATAACCAAGTCGGGTTTGAATTCTAATAGTTGATCACACAACAACTTAACTTGCTCCTCCTCGATTTGTAAAATCCTATTCCAATCATCCTCCTTAGTGATTTCTATATTTGTTTGCGATTCTCCCTTCTTGTACTCCAATGGACAGTCTAATAATATAATCCTAGGATTCTCaatgtttcttttcattttcgGATGAACCACGtctttattcaacaaaataccATCAAGTACTTCTGAGTCGGTGACTTCTCCTCCAGGAATTTTCTCGATTCTCACATATCTTTTCAcgtcaatttctttgtaATCTCCCTTTTGGACCATGACAGTTCTGACAGCTTGCAAACTCAATTCGCACATCTTTTCTGCCCATTTGTTTATATATTTGGTACCAATGGATGCTTTAATCAACTGAATCATCGCCTTGTCGTTATTTATATCAACTGGTCTAGATACCTCGTGTATAACCTCCAATGCATCTTTTAAAGCTTGCTTTAAAGcttggatgatgataacTGGATGGATATTCTTTTCGATATAAGGGAAAGTCTGAGCCAATATTTCTCCTGCCAAGATAATGACTGTGGTGGTACCATCTCCGACTTCCTCATCCTGGGTTCTGGAAAGCtcaatcattgattttgcaGCAGGATGGGACACATCAATTTCCCTAAGAATGGCGTGGCCATCGTTAGTCAACACTATACCTCCCATGGGATCTAATAACATTTTGAGCATGGCCTTTGGACCCAAACAAGTTCTGATGATATCAGCAACTGCCTTCGCAGCGGTAATATTAGCCACTTGAGCTTGTCTACCTGTTTGTCTCTGAGTTGATGTATTCAAATATACAACTGGCGCCTGCATGATCAATTGAGGTAGTTCAAGTGTATGTTTATAAGGACTTTGAATGTAGACGGTTTCTGGGTTGTAGTAAGAAGCAGTCAATGGCTGATGGGtctgaaattttttttttcgtttcGTTTCGTTTCGTTCTTTCCCTTTGTTCCACGAACTTCGATTAAAAAGTGCAAAGACTAAGGTAGACGTGTACTATATTAGAATCAAACTAAATACAAACTTGCAGCATTAACATAGCCAATGCTATAAAACATGGAACTTGATAATTACGTCAACTCTAATTTTACAAATATAGAAGATTTGAAGTCGTTAGACACCAAGCTAGATGAGTTGCGAGACATTGATCAACGAGTTAAAAATATTGTGTCAAATAAGTTGTTGAACTCCGCTGAGCCACAACCATTGGAACAAATAAATCCGGACACAGATAAGCCTAGGTTGAATTATGCGATTCAGAAGATAATATCCGTTATCCTGGTTATAACCAAGTTGGATGACTTGAACGAGAGCTATGATAATATCAATGCCTTGCTTCAAGAATACGGTGAAATACCAGTATTGAAGGAGctacaaattcaaatcaaaaagaagcaGGTTGCAGAAATACAAAGGGATTATCTtttaaaatatcaacagattgaaaataaacTAGCTGAGAGTACTTCCTTGGAGGACTTGCGCAGCCTTTCTCTCCAGATGGACGAGTTGCACGCACCTGAATTGATTTCACTGCTTGACGAGGAAATTGGTAGACGGAGGGTGAAAATGGAGGGGGAATTGACCAGTCTCATTAAGGATAACAAATGGTTAAGCAAAAATACTGTTTCCAAGGCAACGTTGACATCAATCACAAGGACCACTGAAAGCTTAATTCAATTGCAGTCTATACGAAACACTCCTTCATATCCAGACACATGGTGGGCTTTGGACTGTTTATTAGAACCAGTCGTGACCAGGTTCCATTACCATTTTGATACTCCTAACAAGGATACTAATAAGTTGTCGAAACCAGAATGGGCATTGAATTTTATCGAAAATTTTTTGGAGGATAATCTACCACTCCTTAACATAACTTTTGACgaacaattcaaaaaagttCATAAAATTGGAACATATGAGACAATCACTGCTTTGCTCGTGCCTGCaagaaacaagatgaaTAAAGTGATTCGAGTGATTAACACTAATTTAAAATCGGAGTATGACAACAAAGTAAGAGAAAAATATGGTGTCTTGTTATctcatttgatatttgaATTGTCTTCATTTGACCAAAGACTAAGAAACAAGTACAAATATAATCCGTATGCGACAGATTCTGCAGAACCTGTTATGAAGAAATGGACTGGGCTTACCGGTGATATTTTGTTGGACGAGAACAATCGTGCTTTTGAAAGTTGgcttgaatttgaaaagacaTTAGCTGTTAAGAGATTCAATCAGGAGATAATCAACGTAAATGACTGGATTAAGATTGATTTCGATTACCAGCCAAACAAGTCTAGCAATGAAGACGGGAGCGTGGGCACCAAATACTTGCGACCAACATTTTCCGCCTATGGTCTCGTCAAgcttattgaaaatttgaactcccattttcaaactctTAGTATCGtaaaattccaattgaagTACGTGTCGAGTATTCAGTTGCACTTGCTTGATTTATACTTGACAGGATTGACACAGCAACACAAGTCTTTTACGGACAAGAATACCAAAAGTGTTTTAACAATGATACCGGGTGGTATTGATACAAACACAAAGACATCTATAAAACGCGAAGCGGAACTAATTGCAAGCTTGGAAAAGCTCACCGAAATTTACTgctcaaccaaatttgtcaataattcgattcaaaaatggaa is part of the Candida orthopsilosis Co 90-125, chromosome 2 draft sequence genome and harbors:
- a CDS encoding Rkm2 protein (S. cerevisiae homolog RKM2 has protein-lysine N-methyltransferase activity and has role peptidyl-lysine trimethylation, peptidyl-lysine monomethylation), translated to MEDFDARLSHLLQWINSTPRDNKLPRESYISPNLAVQDVEGSGRGVYAKESIKPHSLIINIPHAFLLNFVTVLNHIAKYNGMKLEHQSRVPLDTIHDSYTKIYQKLSKDELLKLSSFQLLSMYITIERKRDTSYWKPFIDMLPTISDFSLMPINYDADTLDLLPKSTKSLHTKVLHRFNHDYQVILDLLGPKTEDVLSAIPKEDFLLSWLSINSRCLYMKLPTSSSAQDNFTMAPYIDFINHSPNDHCNLKIDGKGFQVFTTSSYSADEQLYFSYGPHSNDFLLTEYGFIVPENKWDDIDISEDILSLLKSNQKEFLKSHDYFGNYTVNREGLSFRTEVALATLQESAPQDSRRLIALINGNFDGSSYKAISFRIISDLLGKVIHQAEQYQYLQYSDDLNPTLMARKRTIGTLYWNRRQLAREVIDSLNQL
- a CDS encoding dephospho-CoA kinase, with protein sequence MLIVGLTGGIACGKSTVSHELKTKHHYTVIDADLIAREVVLPGKPAYKKIVDSFNNVHDLLHDDGSLNRTVLGQVVFQDKKKLNLLNSIVHPAVRWEIVRQIFRAYVSCSSLVILDVPLLFESQLYMICGLIVTVSTKSELQIERLLARNPELSKEDAENRIKSQMTNEERNYRSDIVIDNSGSVSNLKDSIALLSKEIKPSKIWTFLDLIPPFGIISALFTFAIKRITEKYKGTKPKDK
- a CDS encoding Cct3 cytosolic chaperonin Cct ring complex subunit; the encoded protein is MQAPVVYLNTSTQRQTGRQAQVANITAAKAVADIIRTCLGPKAMLKMLLDPMGGIVLTNDGHAILREIDVSHPAAKSMIELSRTQDEEVGDGTTTVIILAGEILAQTFPYIEKNIHPVIIIQALKQALKDALEVIHEVSRPVDINNDKAMIQLIKASIGTKYINKWAEKMCELSLQAVRTVMVQKGDYKEIDVKRYVRIEKIPGGEVTDSEVLDGILLNKDVVHPKMKRNIENPRIILLDCPLEYKKGESQTNIEITKEDDWNRILQIEEEQVKLLCDQLLEFKPDLVITEKGVSDLAQHYLLKGGVSALRRVKKSDNNRIARATGATIVNRVEDLKESDVGTKCGEFKVELIGDEYFAFLDKCKKPQACTVILRGASKDILNEIERNLHDAMAVTRNVMFEPSLSPGGGATEMACSVRLSEKAKTIEGVEQYPYQAVADAFEVIPRTLIQNCGGNPIKVLSQLRAKQASGNYTFGIDGENGKVVDMTDYGIWEPEVIKQQSIKTAIESACLLLRVDDIVSGVRQTQG
- a CDS encoding Tip20 protein (protein interacting with Sec20p, possibly involved in retrograde transport between the Golgi and the endoplasmic reticulum); amino-acid sequence: MELDNYVNSNFTNIEDLKSLDTKLDELRDIDQRVKNIVSNKLLNSAEPQPLEQINPDTDKPRLNYAIQKIISVISVITKLDDLNESYDNINALLQEYGEIPVLKELQIQIKKKQVAEIQRDYLLKYQQIENKLAESTSLEDLRSLSLQMDELHAPELISSLDEEIGRRRVKMEGELTSLIKDNKWLSKNTVSKATLTSITRTTESLIQLQSIRNTPSYPDTWWALDCLLEPVVTRFHYHFDTPNKDTNKLSKPEWALNFIENFLEDNLPLLNITFDEQFKKVHKIGTYETITALLVPARNKMNKVIRVINTNLKSEYDNKVREKYGVLLSHLIFELSSFDQRLRNKYKYNPYATDSAEPVMKKWTGLTGDILLDENNRAFESWLEFEKTLAVKRFNQEIINVNDWIKIDFDYQPNKSSNEDGSVGTKYLRPTFSAYGLVKLIENLNSHFQTLSIVKFQLKYVSSIQLHLLDLYLTGLTQQHKSFTDKNTKSVLTMIPGGIDTNTKTSIKREAELIASLEKLTEIYCSTKFVNNSIQKWNEDLVFVQLWKMYQSFSSSALESDMDDGLFSSVSTKFDKLLDQTLNSYLGILRVEIKQLLKAYVNTSQWDLSDQGTDLSPSKDLNPLINTLPTYFDIIEKAVSKIDYFAVSNMAVTVISELLYEYVITNNRFSRTGINQLIIDFNYLISSLHVTLLLNTRRSSSITRFDDYTMSNDNNRSYVKVVQAIDVLDSISSSVAADIKRQNEAIDQLRLDYGHGIGALSTAEIKDLLNRLVEE